One window from the genome of Neorhodopirellula lusitana encodes:
- a CDS encoding tyrosine-type recombinase/integrase, with the protein MYGAGLRHKECRRLRIKDMQIEEGTILVRDGKGEKDRITALPEQAKLEVIEQMESCRTRHQRDLERGEGQVHLPDALMRKYPNDSRQFRWQWLFPSPRSRPDPRTGQYWRHHVSEDYLSRAFARALRESNVLKNAVPHTLRHSFATHLLEAGSDIRTVQELMGHADIKTTMTYLHVMNRPGLSVTSPLDRIEENLDRMKENTET; encoded by the coding sequence GTGTACGGGGCGGGTTTGAGACACAAGGAATGTCGGCGACTTCGGATCAAGGACATGCAGATCGAGGAAGGAACGATTCTGGTCAGGGATGGCAAGGGAGAAAAGGACCGAATCACGGCGTTGCCGGAGCAAGCGAAACTGGAGGTGATTGAACAAATGGAATCGTGCCGTACCCGCCACCAGCGTGACCTGGAGCGTGGCGAAGGGCAGGTCCACTTACCGGACGCGTTGATGCGCAAGTACCCGAATGATTCGCGGCAATTTCGGTGGCAGTGGTTGTTCCCATCGCCTCGATCACGACCCGATCCGAGAACCGGGCAGTATTGGCGGCATCATGTTAGCGAAGACTATTTGTCGAGAGCCTTTGCGCGGGCTCTGCGTGAATCAAACGTGTTGAAAAATGCGGTTCCGCACACGCTGCGTCACAGCTTCGCGACCCATCTACTGGAAGCGGGCTCCGACATTCGAACCGTTCAAGAACTGATGGGGCACGCGGACATTAAGACGACGATGACTTATCTACACGTGATGAATCGGCCAGGGCTTTCGGTGACAAGTCCGCTGGATCGGATTGAGGAAAACCTGGACCGGATGAAGGAAAACACAGAGACGTAA
- a CDS encoding Gfo/Idh/MocA family protein, translating into MKKLNIGMIGYGFMGKAHTNGYSQAPHFFPCEVKPVLKAVCARNAEKAQAFADTWGYESIETDWRELLKRDDIDAVDICVPNNLHKEISIAAAEAGKMILCEKPLAMNQAEGEEMCAAVEKAGVKNMVWYNYRRVPAVTLAKQLIDEGRLGQIFHYRANFLQDWTINADVPQGGAATWRLDAEAAGSGVTGDLLAHCIDTALWLNGGIKDVSAVTETFVKERTHAETGQKMPVKIDDACAFHCHFDNGSLGLFESTRYARGHKALYTLEINGEHASIRWDLHDCHRLEYFDHADDSIVRGWRSIHVSDGDQPYMGNWWVPGLQIGYEHSFIHQVADFLKSVETGEDMHPNFRDALETQKVCDAVLDSADQRCWKDV; encoded by the coding sequence ATGAAGAAACTCAATATTGGAATGATCGGTTACGGCTTCATGGGGAAGGCGCACACCAATGGCTACTCCCAGGCACCTCACTTTTTCCCATGCGAAGTGAAGCCTGTCTTGAAAGCGGTTTGTGCACGTAACGCTGAAAAGGCGCAAGCGTTTGCTGATACATGGGGCTACGAGTCAATCGAAACGGATTGGCGAGAATTGCTGAAACGGGATGACATCGACGCGGTTGATATCTGCGTTCCTAACAACCTGCACAAAGAGATATCGATCGCCGCGGCGGAAGCCGGCAAGATGATCCTTTGCGAAAAACCACTCGCGATGAATCAAGCCGAAGGCGAGGAAATGTGTGCGGCCGTTGAGAAGGCCGGCGTCAAGAACATGGTTTGGTACAACTACCGCCGCGTGCCCGCCGTCACACTGGCCAAGCAACTCATCGACGAAGGACGCCTTGGACAAATCTTCCATTACCGAGCCAACTTCCTACAAGACTGGACGATCAATGCCGACGTTCCGCAAGGTGGTGCAGCGACTTGGCGTCTGGATGCCGAGGCGGCTGGTAGTGGTGTGACGGGTGACCTGCTGGCCCACTGTATCGACACGGCACTTTGGCTGAACGGCGGCATCAAAGATGTGTCAGCGGTTACGGAGACGTTCGTGAAAGAACGGACACACGCTGAAACTGGCCAGAAAATGCCCGTCAAGATTGACGATGCGTGTGCCTTCCACTGTCACTTTGATAATGGTTCTTTGGGTCTATTCGAATCGACTCGATATGCCCGTGGTCACAAGGCGCTTTACACGCTGGAAATCAATGGTGAGCACGCATCGATTCGCTGGGACCTGCACGACTGTCATCGCCTGGAATACTTCGATCACGCCGACGATTCCATCGTTCGTGGTTGGCGCAGCATTCACGTCAGCGATGGCGACCAGCCCTACATGGGCAACTGGTGGGTTCCAGGATTGCAGATCGGCTATGAGCACTCGTTCATTCACCAGGTAGCTGACTTCTTGAAGTCAGTCGAAACAGGTGAGGACATGCATCCGAATTTCCGCGACGCGCTGGAAACCCAAAAGGTTTGTGACGCCGTGCTCGATAGTGCCGACCAACGTTGTTGGAAGGACGTCTAA
- a CDS encoding sugar phosphate isomerase/epimerase family protein — translation MSEHPNNYPKLHNAAWPGVVGKGDDDANPVIPLEEMLDLTAAAEVDGRKFDGVDIFLSDPHISIDASDEELEKVAQLVKSRSLEIGTVVAPVWPPTGGGRAAGDADEVEAFLTQVRKGCEIGKKLRDLGVRPNGVVRIDSATSTADWFEDPQTNQSKIADTFKAACDIAEEYDERLAAEGEICWGGMHSWRSMVDLLERVGHPERLGFQADMAHTLLYLLGYNAPEDAILPKDFDWNDSEKKAAALHELTHALRPWTIDFHVAQNDATVHGTGSHDKTGRHCLPNDPNGKLDIAVDAGHWLRDEHGDVLQVCRHICWDGCMFPNDVMHKPETWNEILAAMLSVQDAHGWNESTT, via the coding sequence ATGAGTGAACACCCCAACAACTATCCCAAATTGCATAACGCCGCGTGGCCAGGCGTGGTTGGCAAAGGTGACGATGACGCCAACCCCGTGATCCCACTCGAAGAGATGCTGGACCTCACCGCGGCCGCGGAAGTCGATGGACGAAAGTTTGATGGTGTCGATATTTTCTTGTCGGACCCGCATATTTCGATCGACGCCAGCGACGAGGAGTTGGAAAAGGTCGCGCAGCTCGTCAAGAGTCGTTCGCTGGAAATCGGCACCGTTGTCGCTCCAGTGTGGCCGCCGACTGGTGGTGGACGCGCGGCGGGCGATGCGGATGAGGTCGAGGCGTTTTTGACCCAAGTTCGCAAGGGATGCGAGATCGGAAAGAAACTGCGAGACCTGGGTGTGCGGCCCAATGGTGTTGTCCGAATCGACAGTGCCACTTCCACCGCGGATTGGTTCGAGGACCCGCAGACCAATCAAAGTAAGATCGCCGATACGTTCAAGGCCGCGTGTGATATCGCGGAAGAGTACGACGAACGACTTGCCGCCGAAGGTGAGATTTGTTGGGGCGGGATGCACTCTTGGCGTTCGATGGTCGACCTGTTGGAGCGCGTGGGGCATCCCGAGCGACTGGGTTTCCAAGCGGATATGGCCCATACGTTGTTGTACTTGCTCGGTTACAACGCTCCCGAAGACGCGATCTTGCCAAAGGATTTCGATTGGAACGACAGCGAAAAGAAAGCGGCAGCCTTGCATGAATTGACGCACGCTTTGCGTCCTTGGACGATTGATTTCCATGTCGCACAAAACGACGCAACGGTTCACGGAACGGGAAGTCACGACAAGACGGGCCGGCACTGTTTGCCCAATGACCCTAACGGCAAGTTGGACATCGCGGTCGACGCGGGCCATTGGCTTCGTGACGAACATGGCGATGTGTTGCAGGTGTGTCGTCATATCTGTTGGGATGGATGCATGTTCCCCAACGATGTGATGCACAAGCCTGAAACGTGGAACGAGATTCTCGCAGCGATGCTGAGCGTTCAAGATGCCCACGGCTGGAATGAATCGACGACCTAA
- a CDS encoding WXG100 family type VII secretion target, translated as MNQAIGDPDQIRQFAAQLSHFTEELRQRGGSLSAQMNQLEQSWRDEQQRKFSQEFQDQMRQLQRLIQSTDEHVPYLMRKAEQLDSYLGR; from the coding sequence ATGAATCAAGCTATCGGGGACCCCGATCAAATCCGCCAGTTCGCAGCCCAGTTGTCGCACTTCACCGAAGAACTTCGGCAACGAGGCGGATCGCTTTCAGCCCAAATGAATCAGCTCGAGCAAAGCTGGCGAGATGAACAACAACGTAAGTTCAGCCAGGAGTTTCAGGATCAAATGAGACAACTGCAGCGTTTGATTCAGTCCACTGACGAGCATGTGCCTTATTTGATGCGCAAGGCTGAACAACTTGATTCCTATTTGGGCCGATAG
- a CDS encoding tetratricopeptide repeat protein, whose product MPSSGSPSEQPTDPQDSKAGPCRRQELEHRLRDLQTDRDAYLELAAIYRSENRPLNAAQTLKKAHEVFPNDASILWEWEEARLARSMQQLGEVREMAAKAKSALADTELERCQTDWATCRISVCQARIARDPEMQHLRLVLGEALYDMERYEEALAELKPLEDVAQHSSTAAFWQGRCHLIMGNDGEAMRYLRNASLRRAVPTHTKVRVAALKLLIDLAERHGLTATLEQYQSTLASLLEAESNAAVKASSS is encoded by the coding sequence ATGCCATCGTCAGGGTCTCCTTCCGAACAACCGACCGATCCCCAGGACAGCAAAGCGGGGCCGTGTCGTCGTCAAGAGCTTGAGCACCGGTTGCGAGATTTGCAGACCGATCGTGATGCTTATCTGGAATTGGCAGCGATCTATCGCAGCGAAAACCGGCCGCTGAATGCCGCCCAGACGCTCAAGAAGGCCCATGAGGTCTTTCCCAACGACGCGTCCATCCTTTGGGAGTGGGAAGAGGCTCGCTTGGCGAGGTCGATGCAACAACTCGGCGAAGTGCGCGAGATGGCAGCCAAGGCGAAGAGCGCCCTCGCCGATACAGAACTCGAACGCTGTCAGACCGACTGGGCGACGTGCCGAATCTCGGTTTGCCAAGCCCGGATCGCGAGAGACCCCGAGATGCAACATTTGCGACTGGTTCTCGGCGAAGCTTTGTATGACATGGAACGCTACGAAGAGGCTCTCGCTGAGCTGAAGCCGCTGGAAGACGTCGCTCAACACAGTAGCACGGCCGCGTTTTGGCAGGGCCGTTGTCACTTGATCATGGGGAATGACGGCGAAGCGATGCGGTACCTACGAAACGCATCCTTACGAAGAGCCGTTCCGACCCACACCAAGGTTCGCGTTGCGGCCTTGAAGTTGCTAATCGACTTAGCGGAACGGCATGGTTTGACAGCGACCTTGGAACAGTATCAGTCAACGCTCGCATCTCTCCTCGAAGCGGAATCCAACGCCGCTGTGAAGGCATCGTCATCATGA
- a CDS encoding iron-containing alcohol dehydrogenase — protein sequence MKTFTNTLTFDIQPRTRLICGPGSSAEVVSYVKSLVSIGTRPARVLVVSDAGIVQAGHFGRVADRLREAGLEVGSFHDFGENPTSGMVDRAVQAAAEFQPDVLIGLGGGSSLDCCKGMNFVYSGGGRIHDYHGVGKATADMLPMIAIPTTSGTGSETQSFALISDDETHIKMACGDPKAACKIAVLDPELTLTQPPRITALTGIDALSHAIETYVTRRRNAMSTMYSRQAFGLLARSFEKVIADGSDVNARCDMQLGASLAGMAIETSMLGAAHATANPLTARHDIVHGQAVGLMLPAVIRFNGTEHADWYADLMREIEPEISEKDSPDRLAEQVEDWMRAAGLATSLDELSVPSSDIGMFVDDALEQWTGTFNPIALDEDSVRMLYREVA from the coding sequence ATGAAAACGTTCACAAACACTTTGACATTCGATATCCAACCACGAACACGCCTGATTTGCGGCCCAGGTTCGTCGGCTGAGGTTGTGTCGTATGTGAAGTCGCTGGTGTCAATCGGGACGCGTCCGGCGCGGGTGTTGGTCGTCAGTGACGCTGGCATTGTTCAGGCCGGACATTTTGGACGGGTTGCCGATCGATTGCGAGAAGCCGGTTTGGAAGTCGGTTCCTTTCACGACTTTGGTGAAAACCCAACCTCGGGAATGGTGGACCGGGCGGTTCAGGCCGCAGCGGAGTTTCAACCCGATGTGTTGATCGGACTGGGTGGTGGAAGCAGCTTAGATTGTTGCAAAGGGATGAACTTCGTTTACAGCGGTGGTGGGCGGATTCACGACTACCACGGTGTTGGCAAAGCGACCGCTGACATGCTGCCGATGATTGCAATTCCGACGACTTCCGGAACCGGCAGTGAGACTCAAAGCTTCGCTTTGATTAGTGACGATGAAACACACATCAAGATGGCGTGCGGTGATCCCAAGGCGGCTTGTAAAATCGCGGTGCTGGATCCAGAGCTGACGTTGACGCAGCCTCCTCGAATTACAGCGTTGACGGGGATTGATGCTCTTTCTCACGCCATCGAAACGTACGTGACGCGTCGTCGCAATGCGATGTCGACGATGTACAGTCGGCAAGCATTTGGATTGCTGGCTCGTTCGTTTGAAAAAGTGATCGCCGACGGCAGCGACGTGAATGCTCGATGCGATATGCAACTAGGAGCATCGTTGGCGGGAATGGCGATCGAAACGTCCATGTTGGGCGCGGCTCATGCGACGGCGAATCCGTTAACGGCGCGTCATGACATCGTCCATGGTCAAGCGGTGGGGTTGATGTTGCCAGCGGTGATTCGTTTCAACGGTACCGAGCACGCGGACTGGTACGCCGATTTGATGCGAGAGATCGAGCCGGAAATCAGCGAGAAAGACTCGCCGGATCGATTGGCTGAACAGGTGGAAGATTGGATGCGGGCGGCCGGTTTGGCCACGAGTCTCGACGAGCTGTCAGTACCCTCATCGGACATTGGCATGTTTGTCGATGACGCTTTGGAACAGTGGACGGGCACGTTCAATCCGATCGCATTGGACGAAGATTCCGTTCGGATGCTGTATCGCGAAGTGGCCTGA
- a CDS encoding BatA domain-containing protein gives MSFLNATLLAGMLAAAVPVVLHLLARQQPRHVVFPGVAFLKNKVTAQKSRMRIRRWWLLALRVLEVIAFALVLARPHIDSTMSTAWTTIGLIGVAGVGLLAMASVAFSKNGSRWLAWSLLVASVVAWLVAGVGAISSLANSTAPSLAQDQPVAIAIVIDNSPGLSWRTDQNAGDIETSGASSGTSSITDSGSTRLGQATRRANELINRLASGSRLAVIDRSGSPVGFSLDVAAARTRLSRLKPLASPAPIADRIDAAIELVRTSDLPDRHVVVVTDLAQPTWDVDVPLETASSRFNEQRRDGVGLSILSLRPDAGLSSESGLSAGGTDQRTPEFNRYLSLPRFVDSTPAPGVAIPVLVDVGAIASESKDPVTTPGGPPIETTATVELSLYEKDPALPVVRDGEVVTPDRRTVDRASVSIQAGQSTEVVLTLPPLPRGDYHAVIELVGEDQFEWDNRRYLTVDLPEATNVLLVGDHREETGVVAAAMTAPHDVDDPAASYRIDQVTYRDLTAVDWRPFDLVMMVDPPVRYDTDKQEWAGSGDGLSDSMLEQVRALIARGGGLWIGLGPNCEVLPGAGNGNGLGPAAGTSRPLALVPPLARIWRVPKPGTFLQIENSSHPIFEPLSRPSTTPNWSDFRIRRYWQTEPNKVPNKASEPDSWRTLARYADRDASSSHAAVLVREVQQGRIVVMTTPLPALSSSTRSWNDLFGGSDAWPAFMTTRSIAAWLSGRQHAARTLMVGQTAMLGLPEQLTTAIESSTQNSSAKGADDTPISWKLYPPDQMQMDVRVNLDQGGQQSLGNRPSIIVNDTGTPGTYFLRSFGLADDESAVQVGLPSGFSANLAMDWSRDAVVDHEVLAKWFGEPGDGESFQVVDSVDALSLATGGGASAVSMHGPLMLLAVILFLAEQLLSNRFYGNQDRSQSTLPAFSKAT, from the coding sequence ATGAGTTTTCTGAACGCGACGCTGTTAGCGGGGATGTTGGCGGCGGCGGTGCCGGTGGTGTTGCATTTGCTTGCCCGGCAACAACCTCGGCACGTCGTGTTCCCAGGTGTCGCGTTTCTGAAAAACAAGGTGACGGCTCAAAAGAGTCGGATGCGAATTCGGCGATGGTGGTTGCTAGCATTGCGAGTGCTGGAGGTGATCGCCTTCGCGTTGGTGCTGGCTCGGCCGCACATTGATTCGACAATGTCGACGGCCTGGACGACGATCGGTTTGATTGGAGTGGCGGGCGTTGGGTTGCTGGCGATGGCGTCGGTCGCCTTTTCGAAGAACGGCTCGCGTTGGCTGGCTTGGTCCTTGTTGGTCGCATCGGTGGTGGCGTGGTTAGTCGCGGGTGTGGGTGCGATTTCGAGCTTGGCCAATTCGACGGCACCGAGTTTGGCACAAGATCAACCTGTCGCGATTGCCATCGTGATCGATAACTCCCCAGGATTGTCATGGCGAACGGACCAGAACGCTGGCGACATCGAAACATCCGGCGCTTCGAGCGGAACTTCTTCGATCACCGATAGTGGTTCGACTCGGCTGGGGCAAGCGACTCGGCGGGCGAATGAGCTGATCAATCGGTTGGCGTCAGGAAGCCGATTGGCGGTGATCGATCGGTCGGGATCTCCCGTTGGCTTCTCGTTGGATGTCGCCGCCGCTCGGACGCGTTTGAGTCGACTGAAGCCGCTTGCTTCACCAGCACCCATAGCGGATCGAATTGACGCGGCAATTGAGTTGGTTCGAACCAGTGATTTGCCGGATCGGCATGTGGTGGTGGTGACGGATTTGGCTCAACCGACGTGGGATGTCGATGTGCCTTTGGAAACCGCATCGTCTCGATTCAACGAACAACGTCGCGACGGGGTAGGGCTTTCCATATTGAGTTTGCGACCGGACGCGGGTTTGTCGTCAGAATCGGGTTTATCGGCCGGCGGTACCGACCAGCGAACACCGGAGTTCAACCGTTATCTGTCATTGCCTCGTTTCGTCGACAGCACTCCGGCGCCCGGTGTGGCGATTCCGGTTTTGGTCGATGTGGGGGCAATCGCGTCAGAGTCCAAGGATCCAGTTACAACTCCAGGTGGTCCGCCGATTGAAACGACGGCAACGGTTGAGTTGAGTTTGTATGAAAAGGATCCGGCGCTTCCCGTGGTGCGCGACGGCGAAGTCGTGACTCCGGACCGGCGCACCGTGGATCGGGCTTCGGTATCGATACAGGCGGGGCAATCGACTGAGGTCGTGTTGACGTTGCCACCTTTGCCACGTGGTGATTACCACGCGGTCATCGAACTTGTCGGGGAAGACCAATTTGAATGGGACAATCGGCGTTATTTGACGGTTGACTTGCCTGAGGCAACGAATGTGTTGTTGGTGGGAGATCATCGGGAGGAAACGGGCGTGGTCGCCGCAGCGATGACGGCTCCGCATGATGTGGATGATCCGGCAGCCTCGTACCGCATCGACCAGGTGACTTACCGTGATTTGACCGCCGTGGATTGGCGGCCGTTCGATTTGGTGATGATGGTGGATCCGCCAGTTCGGTATGACACCGACAAGCAAGAGTGGGCCGGGTCAGGTGACGGTCTAAGCGACAGCATGCTTGAACAGGTGCGGGCATTGATCGCCCGCGGCGGTGGCCTGTGGATCGGTTTGGGGCCTAACTGTGAGGTGTTGCCTGGTGCGGGTAATGGGAATGGATTGGGACCTGCGGCGGGGACGTCTCGGCCGCTTGCTTTGGTACCGCCACTTGCTCGGATTTGGCGAGTTCCGAAACCGGGAACGTTCTTGCAAATCGAGAATTCGTCGCACCCCATTTTTGAACCACTGAGTCGTCCATCAACGACTCCGAACTGGAGTGATTTCCGGATTCGTCGATACTGGCAAACTGAGCCGAACAAGGTGCCAAACAAGGCGAGTGAACCAGATAGCTGGAGAACGCTTGCTCGTTATGCCGACCGGGATGCGTCCAGTTCACATGCTGCGGTGTTGGTACGTGAAGTCCAGCAAGGGCGAATCGTGGTGATGACGACACCGCTTCCGGCATTGAGTTCGTCGACACGAAGTTGGAATGATTTATTTGGTGGGTCGGATGCGTGGCCGGCGTTCATGACGACGCGTTCGATAGCGGCTTGGTTGTCCGGTCGACAGCATGCGGCGAGGACGCTGATGGTGGGCCAAACCGCGATGCTTGGTTTGCCGGAACAGCTAACCACGGCGATCGAATCGTCAACGCAAAATTCCAGTGCCAAGGGAGCGGATGACACGCCGATTAGCTGGAAGTTGTATCCGCCGGATCAGATGCAAATGGATGTGCGCGTCAACCTGGATCAAGGTGGGCAACAGAGTCTTGGAAACCGTCCATCGATCATCGTGAATGATACTGGGACACCGGGCACCTACTTTTTGCGTAGTTTCGGTTTGGCTGACGACGAGTCGGCTGTTCAGGTGGGGCTTCCCAGCGGGTTCTCGGCTAACCTTGCAATGGATTGGTCACGCGATGCAGTGGTGGATCATGAAGTGCTCGCGAAATGGTTTGGCGAACCGGGTGACGGTGAATCTTTTCAAGTTGTCGATAGTGTGGACGCACTTTCGTTGGCGACTGGAGGCGGTGCGTCGGCGGTTTCCATGCATGGTCCGTTGATGTTGTTGGCGGTGATACTCTTCTTAGCGGAACAGTTATTGAGTAATCGCTTTTACGGCAATCAAGATCGCAGCCAATCCACTTTGCCCGCATTTTCGAAGGCGACGTGA
- a CDS encoding alpha/beta hydrolase, with product MNVYQKSAGRFPSRPRVETIGPLRCIVVDGSAEPRIPVILCHGYGAPGDDLASLTPHLIDWIGRDCSALRFIYPEAPHSLEELGMPDGRAWWPLNMASMQELMQTNQFSQLHDAEPPEIDVARDALGETVKAVLAGMPGSPAPESIPYCLGGFSQGAMLTMDLALRGTVPPPKTLVQFSGTLICQTKWQAALGRLADTKVLQSHGRVDPILPFSSAEALRDMLRGGGVDVDFVAFQGPHTIETDALFRLVERLRIQAAATA from the coding sequence ATGAATGTTTATCAAAAATCTGCCGGTCGTTTTCCCTCGCGGCCTCGTGTCGAAACCATCGGTCCGCTTCGCTGCATCGTCGTGGACGGTTCGGCTGAACCTCGTATACCGGTCATCTTGTGTCATGGATATGGAGCGCCCGGTGACGATTTGGCGTCGCTGACTCCGCACCTGATCGATTGGATCGGGCGAGATTGCTCGGCGTTGCGATTCATTTACCCGGAAGCTCCGCACAGTCTGGAAGAGTTGGGGATGCCGGATGGGCGGGCTTGGTGGCCGCTGAACATGGCGTCGATGCAAGAATTGATGCAAACGAACCAGTTTTCCCAATTGCACGATGCCGAACCGCCTGAAATCGATGTCGCTCGGGATGCGTTGGGTGAAACCGTCAAAGCGGTGCTGGCAGGCATGCCTGGCTCACCGGCTCCGGAGTCGATTCCGTATTGTTTGGGTGGGTTTTCGCAGGGAGCGATGCTGACGATGGATTTGGCTTTGCGGGGAACGGTTCCGCCACCCAAAACCTTGGTGCAGTTTTCGGGCACGTTGATTTGTCAAACCAAGTGGCAAGCGGCGCTAGGACGGTTGGCCGATACGAAAGTTTTGCAGTCGCACGGACGGGTGGATCCGATTTTGCCCTTTAGCAGTGCGGAAGCATTGCGGGATATGTTGCGGGGCGGTGGTGTCGACGTCGATTTCGTCGCTTTCCAAGGGCCGCACACGATTGAAACGGACGCGTTGTTCCGCCTGGTCGAAAGACTACGAATCCAGGCCGCTGCGACCGCATGA
- the cutA gene encoding divalent-cation tolerance protein CutA — MKIRGLGNLSVAKTGEKMVEKKTDKTSLALVWTTVSSSATADLLAGELIGSGLAACVQIDGPIQSHYRWKDKIEVETEYRLLIKTRSELTDSVLDWLAQNHPYEQPELLVTPVTNSSAGYAQWVTAHTRDDTDN; from the coding sequence ATGAAGATACGAGGGCTGGGCAATTTATCGGTAGCTAAAACCGGAGAGAAAATGGTTGAAAAAAAGACAGATAAGACGTCGCTGGCGCTGGTTTGGACGACAGTTTCGAGCTCCGCCACAGCCGATTTGCTGGCTGGCGAGTTGATCGGCAGTGGTCTGGCCGCGTGCGTTCAGATCGATGGACCGATCCAAAGTCACTACCGTTGGAAGGACAAAATCGAGGTCGAAACGGAGTACCGTTTGTTGATCAAAACACGCTCTGAATTGACCGATTCCGTGCTCGATTGGCTGGCCCAGAATCACCCCTATGAGCAGCCAGAATTGCTGGTCACGCCGGTCACGAATTCGTCAGCAGGGTACGCGCAGTGGGTGACAGCTCATACCCGAGACGACACCGATAATTGA
- the dnaN gene encoding DNA polymerase III subunit beta, with translation MKITCQRDTFANAFALAASIAPSRSPKEILQNVKVTAAGNKLTLSATDQEVGIRLDVTEGVEIETEGTALLPVQRTGLILRESNDEKLTIETDESGIRIAGSRSKFRLPGANPDEFPTVHEFDEQKYHQISTRLFGEMLRRTAFATDSESSRYALGGVLLEMEEQSVIAVGTDGRRLARMEGKGDAVGGHQTNGMTTIVPTRAIALISKALNDKDDTVDVASRGNDLMIRTPHAVISSRLVEGRYPNWRQVLPTRENAVQLDVTVGPLFAALRQAAIVTDIDSRGVDFTFADGTLKLEASTADLGESQIELPISYDGESITLTMDHRYLADFCKVMDGESTFVMEIESSKSPALLTTDDGYAYVIMPMARDR, from the coding sequence ATGAAAATCACCTGCCAACGAGACACCTTCGCCAACGCCTTCGCCCTGGCTGCCAGCATCGCACCGAGCCGATCACCGAAGGAGATCTTGCAGAACGTCAAAGTGACCGCCGCCGGAAACAAGCTGACCCTGTCGGCGACTGACCAAGAGGTCGGTATCCGATTGGACGTGACCGAAGGCGTCGAGATCGAAACCGAGGGCACGGCCCTGTTGCCGGTCCAGCGAACCGGGTTGATCCTTCGTGAAAGCAACGATGAGAAACTCACCATCGAGACCGACGAATCGGGAATCCGGATCGCGGGCAGTCGCAGTAAGTTTCGGCTGCCTGGAGCCAACCCGGATGAGTTCCCGACCGTCCATGAGTTTGATGAACAAAAGTATCATCAGATCAGCACCCGCCTCTTCGGTGAAATGCTCCGCCGAACCGCTTTCGCGACCGATTCGGAATCCAGCCGCTACGCACTCGGGGGGGTGTTGTTGGAGATGGAAGAGCAGTCAGTGATTGCGGTGGGAACTGATGGTCGACGACTTGCTCGCATGGAAGGCAAGGGTGACGCCGTCGGCGGTCACCAAACCAACGGCATGACTACGATCGTCCCCACCCGAGCGATCGCTCTGATCTCGAAGGCGTTGAACGACAAGGACGACACCGTTGATGTCGCTTCTCGTGGAAACGACTTAATGATACGCACCCCCCATGCGGTGATCTCAAGTCGTCTGGTCGAAGGTCGGTACCCGAATTGGCGCCAGGTTTTGCCGACTCGCGAAAACGCGGTTCAGTTGGATGTCACCGTCGGGCCACTGTTCGCCGCCCTGCGTCAGGCTGCGATTGTGACGGATATTGATAGCCGAGGCGTCGACTTCACCTTCGCCGATGGCACGCTGAAGTTGGAAGCATCGACGGCGGATCTCGGCGAATCTCAAATCGAATTGCCGATTTCTTACGATGGCGAATCGATCACTTTGACGATGGACCACCGCTACCTGGCGGACTTCTGCAAAGTGATGGATGGGGAGTCGACTTTCGTGATGGAAATCGAATCTTCCAAATCGCCAGCCCTTTTGACGACCGATGACGGGTACGCTTACGTGATCATGCCGATGGCCCGCGATCGCTAG
- a CDS encoding DUF721 domain-containing protein produces the protein MLKKTSKTKAEADERGKGPRKIGTVVSQLMSRRGYASVAVEHAMTASVVASVGPQLATSIQIGKLNRGVLQIFVPDSVVMQELTFQKRKMIKRLLKDHPQAKIKDIRFKVQTK, from the coding sequence ATGCTCAAAAAAACATCCAAAACCAAGGCCGAGGCGGACGAGCGAGGCAAAGGGCCGCGTAAAATCGGCACGGTCGTGTCTCAATTAATGAGCCGTCGAGGTTATGCCTCCGTCGCCGTGGAACACGCGATGACGGCCTCGGTCGTCGCCTCCGTTGGCCCCCAACTCGCCACTTCTATTCAAATCGGCAAACTCAACCGAGGCGTGTTGCAGATTTTTGTGCCCGACAGCGTTGTGATGCAGGAACTGACGTTCCAGAAGCGAAAGATGATCAAACGCCTGCTGAAAGACCATCCGCAGGCCAAAATCAAAGATATCCGCTTCAAAGTTCAAACGAAGTAG